The following proteins come from a genomic window of Lycium ferocissimum isolate CSIRO_LF1 chromosome 4, AGI_CSIRO_Lferr_CH_V1, whole genome shotgun sequence:
- the LOC132053688 gene encoding uncharacterized protein LOC132053688 yields the protein MDVIGPIELAASNSHRFIVVSIEYFTKWVKATSHKSVTKKVFKITHRNWTAYRPQMNGVVEAAKTNIKRILRKMTDNHKGWHEQLPYALLGYRTMARTSIGATPYLLVYETEAVIPAEVEIPSLRIIQEAELDNAEWVQARYEQLALIDEKRMVAVCHDQLY from the exons ATGGATGTTATTGGACCTATTGAACTCGCAGCTTCAAATAGCCACCGGTTCATTGTAGTTTCTATTGAAtacttcaccaagtgggtgAAAGCAACATCTCACAAAtcagtaacaaagaaagtg TTCAAGATCACTCACCGAAATTGGACAGCCTACCGGCCACAAATGAACGGAGTCGTAGAGGCAGCCAAAACaaatatcaagaggatattgaGAAAAATGACTGATAATCATAAAGGTTGGCACGAGCAGTTGCCTTATGCTTTATTAGGATACCGTACTATGGCCCGAACTTCGATAGGAGCAACTCCATACTTGCTGGTCTATGAAACTGAAGCAGTCATACCTGCTGAAGTTGAGATACCTTCCCTGAGAATCATTCAAGAAGCAGAATTAGACAATGCTGAATGGGTCCAAGCTCGATATGAGCAATTGGCTCTAATTGACGAGAAAAGGATGGTTGCCGTATGTCACGATCAACTGTACTGA